Proteins co-encoded in one Campylobacter concisus genomic window:
- a CDS encoding response regulator — MNIASLKHNFINLKDLKNPTDMLHAFKDKQGLEINNEQISSLKESIKTGKVINVTDAEIKEQNRHKILQKVEEILNNYPKNLIYSNNKIHSDELSRGYHFSENSYFKNIKASDSSSMLSTLKSGYLENTKFKNLNDYAYSNTLKTKYGEVEVFLDIYGDNDKLGTTKLENNSYLFSFDGNNDGVLDQKDILFDKLKVRGYDKDGNEKIASLSDVMPRVDLRQFISTNVINHNQIKREELNRKATITNNPDLYVDTKNIDYRHSYYASDPNTLFAAENRYEKIEKNDINNFFKKYAQNDGWVDLRHNNIFGKDSSFKNFAYLKVGFDDTARLSEFNPIIESSKDYKKDENFSYTKFQKDSFMKFYKDYNAEFDAYNKMIENLGNNLKKFEENADAYISKLEKTKSAKMIAMENEFKQATGLEFSVSNLKKVKKAFITNEATAAASLQDSDSVIAMKLNKDGTIRLKFDSGREIDVKELYNDTGKLNTSSELKTSINLEAKEMNNVQLNSLDFKDIGFMQGDKIVSLKDAGAIAIANLSNKFESKFLISLNNGKSISTREIYNISYLENDLKSKEKIDERDKFYKKVDIKA; from the coding sequence ATGAATATTGCATCGTTAAAACATAACTTTATAAATTTAAAAGATTTAAAAAATCCTACAGATATGCTCCATGCCTTTAAGGATAAACAAGGTTTGGAGATAAATAACGAACAAATTTCAAGTCTAAAAGAAAGTATAAAAACAGGCAAAGTTATAAATGTCACTGATGCTGAGATAAAAGAGCAAAATAGACATAAAATCCTACAAAAAGTAGAAGAAATTTTAAATAACTACCCAAAAAATCTCATCTACAGTAACAATAAAATCCACTCTGATGAACTTTCTAGAGGCTATCATTTTAGTGAAAATTCCTACTTTAAAAATATAAAAGCTTCAGATAGCAGCAGCATGCTATCTACACTAAAAAGTGGCTACCTAGAAAATACAAAATTTAAAAATTTAAACGATTACGCCTATTCAAACACTCTAAAAACAAAATATGGAGAAGTAGAAGTATTTTTAGATATTTACGGCGATAACGATAAACTTGGCACTACAAAATTGGAAAACAATAGCTATCTTTTTAGCTTTGATGGCAACAATGACGGCGTGCTAGATCAAAAAGATATACTCTTTGATAAGCTAAAAGTAAGAGGTTATGACAAAGACGGAAATGAAAAAATAGCAAGTTTAAGCGATGTAATGCCAAGGGTTGATCTTAGGCAGTTTATCAGCACAAATGTCATAAATCACAACCAAATAAAAAGAGAAGAGCTAAATCGTAAAGCAACGATCACAAATAATCCCGATCTTTACGTAGATACAAAAAATATTGATTATAGGCACTCTTACTACGCCTCAGATCCAAATACTTTGTTCGCTGCAGAAAACAGATATGAAAAGATAGAGAAAAATGATATAAATAATTTCTTTAAAAAATATGCCCAAAATGACGGCTGGGTCGATCTAAGACACAATAACATCTTTGGCAAAGATAGCTCTTTTAAAAATTTTGCCTATCTTAAAGTGGGTTTTGATGATACTGCAAGATTAAGTGAATTTAATCCGATCATTGAGTCAAGCAAAGATTACAAAAAAGATGAAAATTTCTCATATACAAAATTTCAAAAAGATAGTTTTATGAAATTTTACAAAGATTATAACGCTGAGTTTGACGCATATAATAAAATGATAGAAAATCTTGGCAATAATTTAAAGAAATTTGAAGAAAATGCAGACGCTTATATATCAAAGCTTGAGAAGACAAAATCAGCCAAAATGATCGCGATGGAAAATGAATTTAAGCAAGCAACTGGACTTGAGTTTAGTGTCTCAAATTTAAAAAAAGTAAAAAAGGCTTTTATAACAAATGAAGCCACAGCTGCCGCATCTTTGCAAGATAGCGATAGCGTCATAGCTATGAAGCTAAACAAAGATGGCACCATAAGGCTAAAATTTGATAGTGGTAGAGAGATAGACGTAAAAGAGCTTTATAACGATACTGGCAAGCTAAATACATCAAGCGAGCTAAAAACTAGCATAAATTTAGAGGCAAAAGAGATGAATAATGTGCAGCTAAATAGCTTGGATTTTAAAGATATTGGCTTCATGCAAGGTGATAAAATCGTAAGCCTAAAAGATGCTGGAGCGATCGCTATTGCCAATCTATCTAATAAATTTGAGAGTAAATTTTTAATCAGTCTAAATAATGGCAAAAGCATATCTACAAGAGAAATTTATAATATCAGCTATCTTGAGAATGATTTAAAGAGTAAAGAAAAGATAGATGAGAGAGATAAATTTTATAAAAAG
- a CDS encoding helix-turn-helix transcriptional regulator, translating to MAKAFFKVSPGKNLGSMEVDGESMTPILRSGDWVIFCEDGRVSGNGLYVVNFSDRLMVKILQLTLRDILKIVSVNPNFKATRSI from the coding sequence ATTGCCAAGGCCTTCTTTAAAGTCTCACCGGGTAAGAACCTAGGCAGCATGGAGGTGGACGGCGAGAGCATGACGCCGATACTAAGAAGCGGGGATTGGGTTATTTTCTGCGAAGACGGGAGGGTTAGCGGTAACGGGCTTTACGTGGTAAATTTTAGCGATCGGCTCATGGTAAAGATCCTGCAACTCACGCTGCGCGACATACTTAAAATCGTTTCGGTTAATCCGAATTTTAAAGCTACGAGATCAATCTAA
- a CDS encoding YaaA family protein → MALKILFSPSESKISLNTNNKFNGKDLIFPKLFDKRVEILNKYDEFLKNANLDEIKKLFGLKELEESKQLRESLSQKGSIKAILRYDGVAYKHLNYRGLDNEAQKYIDNNVLIFSNLFGPILAKDEIPEYKLKQGEKLDGFEISKFYEKNFSKAVDEFLKDDDILDLRAKFYEKFYTIKKEYITFCFVKNKKIVSHHAKAYRGEVLRQIANKLIKNKDELMSLNFKNLKLIDMKFGLKTELMFEICE, encoded by the coding sequence ATGGCATTAAAAATTCTCTTTTCTCCAAGCGAAAGTAAAATTTCTCTAAATACGAATAATAAATTTAATGGTAAGGATTTGATATTTCCCAAGCTTTTTGACAAAAGAGTTGAGATTTTAAACAAATACGATGAATTTTTAAAAAACGCAAATTTAGACGAGATAAAAAAGCTTTTTGGACTAAAAGAGCTTGAAGAGAGTAAACAGCTGCGAGAAAGCCTATCTCAAAAAGGCAGCATAAAAGCTATCTTAAGATATGATGGAGTAGCTTATAAACATCTAAACTATCGTGGTTTAGACAATGAGGCGCAAAAATATATAGATAATAATGTTTTAATATTTTCAAATTTATTTGGGCCTATCTTGGCAAAAGATGAGATACCAGAATACAAACTAAAACAAGGTGAAAAGCTAGATGGCTTTGAAATTTCAAAATTTTATGAAAAAAATTTTAGTAAAGCGGTTGATGAGTTTTTAAAAGATGACGATATTTTGGATCTCAGAGCTAAATTTTACGAAAAATTTTACACCATAAAAAAAGAATACATAACTTTTTGTTTTGTAAAAAATAAAAAAATAGTGAGTCATCACGCAAAAGCGTATAGAGGCGAAGTCTTGCGCCAGATAGCAAATAAACTTATAAAAAATAAAGATGAACTAATGAGCTTAAATTTTAAAAATTTAAAGCTTATTGATATGAAGTTTGGTCTAAAGACCGAGCTTATGTTTGAAATTTGCGAGTAA
- a CDS encoding AAA family ATPase: MIASFEVCGYASISQNIKINFTAKQNQRLKNTKYESNYFSDTRLAKSAVLFGKNATGKTNILKALESILRIIENGLNIEKESQFINSDIGYTEYKITITDNKKDSYVYEIKFDKERIISENLTKNEVLIYRFNKDSLTFPIATEYEKILSVVSRDTVLNKIKDNNVKELRGFQGAVKVYGYNKNINTFDIIASQDRVIPFDLFEKDFFTEHKDTVLNILEIVDDSITDFDFIDIKDDRFSLILKRDHKSFAFEKESSGVKKIIELMMGLVYAIDSVDSVPESVMIIDELDSSISTISLIRLLNGVINSSSNTKGQFILSSHNPLIFDTDMLAPSQIYIVGKENTATTLKALSEFELRNDKKKAYMDYLRGDYE, translated from the coding sequence ATGATAGCTAGTTTTGAAGTTTGCGGATATGCATCCATATCTCAAAACATTAAGATAAACTTCACTGCAAAACAAAATCAAAGACTAAAAAACACAAAATACGAAAGTAATTACTTTTCGGATACTAGATTAGCTAAAAGCGCGGTTTTATTCGGCAAGAATGCTACAGGCAAAACGAATATATTAAAAGCCTTAGAAAGCATACTTCGCATAATAGAAAACGGATTAAACATAGAAAAAGAATCTCAGTTTATAAATTCCGACATAGGTTATACCGAATACAAGATAACTATTACGGACAATAAAAAAGACAGTTACGTGTATGAGATTAAGTTTGATAAAGAGCGGATAATAAGCGAAAATTTAACAAAAAACGAAGTTTTGATTTATCGATTCAATAAGGACAGTTTAACATTTCCGATAGCTACCGAATATGAAAAGATACTATCCGTCGTTTCGCGAGATACCGTCTTAAACAAAATAAAAGACAACAACGTCAAAGAGCTACGCGGTTTTCAGGGTGCAGTAAAGGTATATGGATATAATAAAAATATAAACACGTTCGATATTATAGCTAGTCAAGATAGGGTGATTCCTTTTGATCTATTTGAGAAAGATTTTTTTACAGAACATAAAGATACCGTATTAAATATATTAGAGATCGTAGACGATAGCATTACTGATTTTGATTTTATAGATATAAAAGACGATAGATTTTCTTTGATTTTAAAAAGAGATCATAAAAGCTTCGCGTTTGAAAAAGAGAGCTCGGGCGTAAAAAAAATAATAGAGCTTATGATGGGGCTGGTATATGCGATAGATAGCGTAGACTCCGTGCCAGAGTCGGTTATGATAATAGACGAGCTAGATAGCTCTATTAGCACCATCTCTCTAATTAGGCTATTAAACGGGGTAATTAACTCATCGTCAAATACTAAAGGACAATTTATATTAAGCTCTCATAATCCGCTAATCTTTGATACCGATATGCTTGCTCCGTCTCAAATTTACATAGTAGGCAAAGAAAATACCGCCACAACGTTAAAAGCGTTAAGCGAATTTGAGCTAAGAAATGATAAGAAAAAAGCATACATGGACTATTTAAGAGGCGATTATGAATAA
- a CDS encoding TOPRIM nucleotidyl transferase/hydrolase domain-containing protein has product MNKRKIVIKFIVEGQTEEYYLKHFRSEHLGDEFVFNITNVKNGNYKSFIKIIEQYRGTPIPIFVVADLDRATDDKTELGHLKKLCTSLSYVNKYSNIFLTYKDFETFLSAHFKNNANVCSVLGVNRCNIKNNQNIYESIKNKGGSYENTTTNLSKNNICYHKSNFIFPKELNTAKIAAKQSSLICLKEYCEFIKKHR; this is encoded by the coding sequence ATGAATAAACGAAAGATAGTTATAAAATTCATCGTCGAAGGTCAAACGGAGGAGTATTATTTAAAACATTTTAGAAGCGAGCACTTAGGCGACGAGTTCGTTTTTAACATAACAAACGTTAAAAATGGAAACTATAAGAGTTTTATAAAAATAATAGAGCAATATAGGGGAACTCCTATTCCTATTTTTGTAGTAGCCGATTTAGACAGAGCCACCGACGATAAAACAGAGTTGGGGCATTTAAAAAAGCTATGCACTAGCCTTAGCTATGTAAATAAATATAGTAATATATTTTTAACATATAAAGATTTTGAGACATTTTTATCGGCTCATTTTAAAAATAACGCCAATGTATGTAGTGTTTTGGGCGTCAATAGATGCAATATAAAAAATAATCAAAATATATACGAATCCATAAAAAACAAAGGCGGCTCATATGAAAATACGACCACAAATTTAAGTAAAAACAATATTTGCTACCATAAATCAAATTTTATATTTCCAAAAGAACTAAATACTGCTAAAATTGCTGCTAAACAATCGTCTTTAATATGTTTAAAAGAATATTGCGAATTCATAAAAAAACATAGATAA
- a CDS encoding HU family DNA-binding protein — protein MKKAEFIQAVADKAGLSKKDTLKVVDATLETIQAVLEKGDTISFIGFGTFGTADRAARKARVPGTKKVIDVPASKAVKFKVGKKLKEAVAAGAAKKGKKK, from the coding sequence ATGAAAAAAGCTGAATTTATTCAAGCTGTTGCCGATAAGGCTGGTCTTTCAAAAAAAGATACTCTAAAAGTTGTTGATGCTACTTTGGAGACAATCCAAGCAGTTCTTGAAAAAGGCGATACAATTAGCTTTATAGGCTTTGGTACTTTCGGTACTGCTGACAGAGCTGCAAGAAAAGCTAGAGTTCCTGGAACTAAAAAAGTTATCGATGTTCCTGCTAGCAAAGCAGTTAAATTCAAAGTTGGCAAAAAACTTAAAGAAGCAGTTGCTGCTGGTGCTGCTAAAAAAGGTAAAAAGAAATAA
- the flgL gene encoding flagellar hook-associated protein FlgL, with translation MRITNQLRFSQTLHDYQKNMTGVNKSYKQLSNGLKIQDPYDGAATYNDAMRLDYEATTLTQVVDATGKSVNFSKNTDNALQEFEKQLENFKTKVVQAASSVHSKTSLEALANDLQGIKNHLVNIANTSVNGQFLFSGSAVDTKPIDGAGKYQGNRDYMKTSAGAQVELPYNIPGYDLFLGKDGDYSKILTTNVRLADQTRTDISYAPKFLNDNSKIKNMIGLNYASDSVVRSDGSYNGTINPDYDFLDNSNVNFPDTYFFMQGKKPDGTTFTSKFKMSANTTMAGLMEKIGMEFGNTKTTKVVDVSINNDGQFNIKDLTKGNQTIDFHMVAATSVAPNRGAIAQNNALDAVNSLEDLETMANNVPKTVHITEFVKSKYTDKDGNATNAFDYDKVRFERKDNELIANLPQVARRTGEYATDQTKLSEVSGTKESYDRNLYPKDVDARKRELFNIDNQEINLQVKSITGTKYDIKVKMGTAGGTNTPVQFEITSTPPGGTPSAPRTLTVYNSDEFGSYRTYASDFTYRQLMDIVAMAASDNIPNPPHAENANFDTDIEKVKRDQNYNAYKEALSKTKGAVETTLDDKGRMVLTDKTKSVTNIEVTMHDAKNSDKFDGDSTGRDTAGNAGHPQGKGSVFSFNENNALTIDEPSTSVFQDLDNMIEAVRKGYYRADANSNDPRNTGMQGALQRLDHLIDHANKELTKIGSQSRLLTATKERAEVMKVNVQTVKNDVIDADYAESYLKFTQLSLSYQATLQASAKINQLSLLNYLN, from the coding sequence ATGAGAATAACAAACCAACTACGTTTTAGTCAGACTTTGCATGACTACCAAAAAAATATGACTGGTGTAAATAAAAGCTACAAGCAGCTCTCAAATGGTTTGAAAATTCAAGATCCATACGATGGTGCTGCGACTTATAATGATGCAATGAGGCTTGATTATGAAGCGACTACTCTCACTCAAGTAGTTGATGCTACTGGTAAATCTGTAAATTTCTCAAAAAATACAGATAATGCATTGCAAGAGTTTGAAAAACAGCTTGAAAATTTTAAGACAAAAGTAGTCCAAGCAGCTAGCAGTGTGCATAGTAAGACATCGCTAGAGGCTTTGGCAAATGACCTTCAAGGCATAAAAAATCACCTTGTGAATATTGCAAACACTTCGGTTAATGGGCAGTTTTTGTTTTCTGGAAGCGCTGTTGATACAAAGCCAATAGATGGTGCAGGAAAATATCAAGGCAACCGTGATTATATGAAAACATCAGCTGGCGCTCAGGTTGAGCTTCCTTACAATATCCCAGGATATGATCTATTTTTAGGAAAAGATGGCGATTACAGTAAAATTTTGACTACAAATGTTCGTTTAGCTGATCAAACTAGAACCGATATCTCTTATGCGCCAAAATTTCTAAACGATAACAGCAAGATAAAAAATATGATTGGGCTAAATTACGCTAGTGATTCAGTGGTTAGAAGTGATGGCTCTTACAATGGCACAATAAATCCGGATTATGATTTTTTAGATAATTCAAATGTAAATTTTCCAGACACGTATTTTTTCATGCAAGGCAAAAAGCCAGATGGTACGACATTTACTAGTAAATTTAAGATGAGTGCAAATACAACAATGGCTGGGCTTATGGAAAAAATCGGCATGGAATTTGGTAATACAAAAACAACAAAGGTTGTTGATGTAAGCATAAACAACGATGGACAATTTAATATAAAAGATCTTACTAAAGGTAATCAAACTATTGACTTTCATATGGTTGCAGCCACATCAGTAGCACCAAATCGCGGCGCAATCGCTCAAAATAACGCGCTTGATGCGGTAAATTCTCTTGAAGATCTTGAAACAATGGCAAATAATGTTCCAAAAACAGTTCATATCACTGAATTTGTAAAGAGCAAATATACCGATAAAGATGGAAATGCGACAAATGCATTTGACTATGATAAGGTTAGATTTGAAAGAAAAGATAATGAGCTAATCGCAAATTTACCTCAAGTAGCTAGAAGAACGGGCGAATATGCAACAGATCAGACAAAGCTAAGTGAAGTCTCTGGTACAAAAGAGAGTTACGATAGAAATTTATATCCAAAAGATGTCGATGCTAGAAAGAGAGAGCTTTTTAATATCGACAACCAAGAGATAAATTTACAAGTAAAGTCAATCACTGGCACAAAATATGACATAAAGGTAAAAATGGGTACAGCGGGAGGCACAAATACTCCAGTGCAATTTGAAATAACATCTACACCACCAGGTGGTACGCCTTCTGCACCTAGGACTTTAACAGTCTATAACTCAGATGAGTTTGGAAGTTATAGAACTTATGCTAGTGATTTTACTTATAGGCAGCTCATGGATATCGTTGCTATGGCAGCAAGCGATAATATTCCAAACCCTCCACATGCAGAAAACGCAAATTTTGATACAGATATAGAAAAAGTAAAAAGAGATCAAAACTATAATGCCTATAAAGAGGCTTTATCAAAAACAAAGGGCGCGGTAGAGACAACTTTAGATGATAAAGGCAGAATGGTTTTAACCGATAAGACAAAATCAGTAACAAACATAGAAGTAACTATGCATGATGCAAAAAATAGCGATAAATTTGATGGCGATAGCACTGGTAGAGATACGGCTGGTAATGCTGGCCACCCTCAAGGAAAGGGTTCTGTCTTTAGCTTTAATGAAAATAATGCTTTAACTATTGATGAGCCAAGTACGAGCGTTTTTCAAGACCTTGATAATATGATCGAAGCTGTTAGAAAGGGATATTATAGAGCTGATGCAAATAGTAATGACCCACGAAATACTGGCATGCAAGGCGCATTACAAAGGCTTGATCATTTAATAGATCATGCAAATAAAGAGCTTACAAAGATCGGCTCTCAATCAAGGCTTTTAACAGCTACAAAAGAGCGAGCCGAAGTAATGAAAGTGAATGTGCAAACTGTTAAAAATGATGTAATTGACGCAGACTATGCGGAGTCATATCTGAAATTTACGCAGCTTTCACTATCTTATCAAGCAACCCTACAAGCAAGTGCAAAGATAAATCAACTAAGCTTGCTAAATTATTTAAATTAA